A genomic segment from Nocardia cyriacigeorgica GUH-2 encodes:
- a CDS encoding helix-turn-helix transcriptional regulator translates to MRASRLVQLLLLLQTRGRSTAPQLARELEVSVRTVYRDIEALSAAGVPVYTEPGRAGGIELVDGYRTRLTGLTSDEADAVLLAGLPGAAADLGLGTVLATAQLKVLAALPPELRGRATRVAERVHIDAPGWFHRPEETPTLATVADALWHDRRLTIRYARKDRTVERTLDPLGLVSKAGTWYLVAREGRAVRSYRVGRIVSATPTGETFQRPDDFDLAAHWAASAQEFARSMLRVRARCRIAQSHLGLLRLMNDPAVVTEALASAGPPDADGWVELTVPSESWDVLTTGLLPLGEFAEVLDPPELRARFAATAAGMHALYR, encoded by the coding sequence GTGCGGGCGAGTCGATTGGTGCAGTTGTTGTTGCTGCTACAGACCCGGGGCCGGTCCACGGCGCCGCAACTGGCGCGGGAGCTGGAGGTCTCGGTGCGCACGGTCTACCGCGATATCGAGGCGCTGTCGGCGGCCGGGGTGCCGGTGTACACCGAGCCCGGACGGGCCGGCGGGATCGAGTTGGTCGACGGCTACCGCACCCGCCTCACCGGCCTGACCAGCGATGAAGCCGATGCGGTCTTGCTGGCCGGCCTGCCGGGCGCCGCCGCCGACCTGGGCCTGGGCACGGTGCTGGCCACCGCACAGCTCAAGGTGCTCGCCGCGCTGCCGCCGGAGCTGCGCGGGCGAGCCACCCGGGTCGCCGAACGGGTGCACATCGACGCGCCAGGCTGGTTCCATCGCCCCGAGGAAACCCCGACCCTGGCGACGGTCGCCGACGCGCTGTGGCACGACCGCAGGCTCACGATCCGCTATGCGCGCAAGGACCGCACGGTCGAGCGCACTTTGGACCCGCTCGGGCTGGTCTCGAAGGCGGGCACCTGGTATCTGGTGGCGCGCGAGGGCCGCGCGGTGCGGTCCTACCGGGTCGGCCGCATCGTTTCCGCGACGCCGACCGGCGAAACCTTCCAGCGGCCAGACGATTTCGACCTGGCCGCGCATTGGGCGGCGTCGGCGCAGGAGTTCGCGCGGTCGATGCTGCGAGTGCGGGCGAGGTGCCGGATCGCGCAGTCGCACCTGGGTCTGCTGCGGTTGATGAACGATCCGGCGGTCGTCACCGAGGCGCTGGCCTCGGCAGGCCCACCGGACGCCGACGGCTGGGTGGAGCTGACTGTCCCCTCCGAATCCTGGGACGTCCTGACCACCGGCCTGCTCCCGCTGGGCGAATTCGCCGAGGTGCTGGACCCACCGGAACTGCGCGCCCGATTCGCCGCCACGGCGGCGGGGATGCACGCGCTGTACCGGTAG
- a CDS encoding sugar O-acetyltransferase: MGEQKQRMLSGQLYRDNDPELVAERRRAQALCDEFNRTGPDETDRRDDVLRRLLGKLGEGSWIMPRFQCDYGYLIEIGANSFLNYDAILLDCAPITIGDDVSIGPRCQLLTALHPMEDHELRRQRWESAAPIAIGNNVWFGGGVIVCPGVTIGDDTVVGAGSVVTRDLPGRVFAAGNPARVIREL, from the coding sequence ATGGGTGAACAGAAGCAACGCATGCTGTCCGGGCAGTTGTACCGGGACAACGATCCCGAACTGGTAGCCGAACGCCGGCGCGCGCAGGCATTGTGCGACGAGTTCAACCGCACCGGCCCCGACGAAACCGACCGCCGCGACGACGTCCTGCGCCGGCTGCTCGGCAAGCTCGGCGAGGGTTCCTGGATCATGCCGCGCTTCCAATGCGATTACGGCTACCTGATCGAGATCGGCGCCAACAGTTTCCTCAACTACGACGCGATCCTGCTGGACTGCGCGCCCATCACCATCGGCGACGACGTCTCCATCGGCCCGCGCTGCCAACTGCTGACCGCCCTGCATCCGATGGAGGACCACGAGTTGCGCAGGCAGCGGTGGGAGTCGGCCGCGCCTATCGCCATCGGCAACAACGTGTGGTTCGGTGGCGGGGTGATCGTCTGCCCCGGCGTCACCATCGGCGACGACACCGTGGTCGGCGCAGGCAGTGTCGTCACCCGGGATCTGCCGGGCCGGGTATTCGCCGCAGGCAACCCCGCGCGCGTCATCCGCGAACTCTGA
- a CDS encoding protein kinase domain-containing protein: MVDGAVFGRYRLCRIIGEGGMGRVYEAFDTVTDRTVALKVLPEALAANSEFRERFRREAHAAARLSEPHIVPIHDYGEIDGRLFLDMRLIDGMDLGTVLAQDGPLPPARAVHVIEQVAAALDAAHAAGLVHRDVKPSNIVLGARDFAYLIDFGIARDDSATAMTSVGTTLGTFAYMAPERITPGQPTDARADTYSLACVFYECLTGTRPFPGTVVAEQIAAHLTAEPPRPSQAREGVPAAFDEVIARGMAKPADQRFRSAGEFAAAARAALESMAGRPGPRGTETAIGAVGHGSGGGGSAPGMAAAPAHGASAPGTGSPPAPRQAAPAGWHPGGNAVGEAAPDGSMATTVRAKDPGIGGLAVACLVVVCGLAVTRLIAAAAGYGDLHSISFPDYWLPVLALATVLALAVRALVVRRRSAVVVVACALLVASFPMALGDWGGDVTATMLTALGAPSRALGLLVVFVTLAVLMGIGVAANAPRRPAGASEGEGPGFGGYASWGSRVGAALLDGLPAGVLMGLGMGMLRAAGPSPGDHSGGGSVGGIAVMVLCYAAAFAYLVWNVGFRQGITGQTWGKKVIGISVIGAHTGRSLGIGMSISRQLAHIVDALPCYLGFLSPLWDAKAQTFADKLIGSVVVQGAAAGVKSPAAHPADTQSPVPNHRATEVDPNGAANAPIPHPTDDARTAVDPRMATTHIAQPVASVDERVTTSGEAAHLANRRADSGPDATGMDPRLAVTQLAQTPTAAPQSGSQPDRGRTELLVGGAVLAVVAVVGVAVAVTQAESKSDAASRLPDIVATIAVPGGAHEIAVDPGNRRAYVTGRTGGPVSVIDTKTNTVVGTIPAVPEPGGVAVDPARGMLYLTDRENRTVTLIDTGTREAVATIPVGYDPQSVIVDPDSPTIYVIGGSEVSVVDTAARAVTATIPVDSGTRKAALDPAADTLYVIADKDLMMIDTSTDTVTGSLAIPAYDYPNPLDVAVDPATHTVYVTAYGEDSSDSRTLTIIDPRTRTVLATVPAEGNALDVALDSDERTVYIANYNDVAMVDTQTRARAGTIEIPSASDAVDIEVDTDTHIAYVSTGGSVLVISR; this comes from the coding sequence ATGGTGGACGGGGCGGTTTTCGGCCGGTACCGGTTGTGCCGAATCATCGGCGAGGGCGGCATGGGGCGGGTGTACGAGGCCTTCGACACGGTGACCGACCGGACGGTGGCGCTGAAGGTGCTGCCCGAAGCGCTGGCCGCCAACAGCGAATTCCGCGAACGCTTCCGGCGTGAGGCGCACGCCGCGGCCAGGCTGAGCGAACCGCATATCGTGCCGATCCACGACTACGGCGAGATCGACGGGCGCCTGTTCCTGGACATGCGCCTGATCGACGGAATGGATCTGGGTACCGTGCTGGCGCAGGACGGGCCGCTGCCACCGGCGCGGGCGGTGCACGTCATCGAGCAGGTCGCCGCCGCACTCGATGCCGCGCACGCCGCCGGACTGGTGCACCGGGACGTGAAACCGTCCAATATCGTGCTCGGCGCCCGCGATTTCGCGTACCTGATCGATTTCGGCATCGCCCGCGATGATTCCGCGACCGCGATGACCAGCGTCGGCACCACCCTCGGCACCTTCGCCTATATGGCGCCGGAACGAATCACCCCCGGACAGCCGACCGACGCCCGCGCCGACACGTACTCCCTGGCCTGCGTGTTCTACGAATGCCTCACCGGTACGCGGCCTTTCCCCGGCACCGTGGTGGCCGAACAGATCGCCGCGCACCTCACCGCCGAACCCCCACGGCCCAGCCAGGCCCGCGAGGGTGTGCCTGCCGCGTTCGACGAGGTGATCGCGCGCGGGATGGCGAAGCCGGCGGACCAGCGCTTTCGCAGTGCCGGTGAGTTCGCGGCAGCCGCACGGGCAGCGCTGGAATCGATGGCAGGGCGGCCGGGCCCACGCGGCACCGAAACTGCGATCGGGGCTGTGGGCCACGGCTCGGGGGGCGGTGGATCGGCACCTGGCATGGCGGCAGCACCGGCGCACGGCGCATCTGCCCCAGGCACGGGATCACCACCAGCGCCCCGACAGGCGGCACCGGCCGGGTGGCACCCCGGAGGAAACGCGGTCGGCGAGGCAGCTCCGGACGGGTCGATGGCGACGACTGTGAGGGCGAAAGACCCGGGCATCGGTGGTCTCGCCGTGGCCTGCTTGGTGGTGGTCTGTGGGCTGGCGGTGACCCGGCTGATCGCGGCCGCCGCGGGTTACGGCGATCTGCATTCGATCAGTTTTCCGGACTATTGGCTGCCGGTTCTCGCATTGGCGACGGTGCTGGCGCTCGCGGTCCGCGCGTTGGTCGTGCGGCGGCGCTCCGCGGTCGTCGTGGTCGCGTGCGCGCTGCTGGTCGCGTCGTTCCCGATGGCGTTGGGCGACTGGGGAGGCGATGTCACGGCCACGATGCTGACGGCGTTGGGAGCGCCGAGTCGGGCGCTGGGGCTGCTGGTCGTCTTCGTGACTCTGGCGGTGCTGATGGGTATCGGCGTCGCCGCGAACGCACCGCGCCGCCCTGCCGGGGCAAGCGAGGGCGAGGGCCCCGGATTCGGCGGGTACGCCTCATGGGGTTCGCGCGTCGGCGCCGCGCTGTTGGACGGTCTGCCTGCCGGGGTGCTCATGGGGCTCGGAATGGGCATGCTGCGGGCCGCGGGCCCGTCGCCCGGCGACCATTCCGGCGGGGGTTCCGTCGGCGGCATCGCGGTCATGGTGCTGTGTTACGCCGCCGCGTTCGCCTACCTGGTCTGGAATGTCGGCTTCCGCCAAGGCATTACCGGCCAGACATGGGGAAAGAAGGTCATCGGCATCTCGGTGATCGGGGCGCATACAGGGCGGTCGCTCGGCATCGGGATGTCGATCAGCCGGCAGCTGGCGCATATCGTCGACGCGTTGCCGTGCTATCTGGGTTTCCTGTCCCCGCTCTGGGATGCCAAGGCGCAGACCTTCGCCGACAAGTTGATCGGCTCGGTCGTGGTCCAGGGCGCGGCCGCCGGCGTGAAGTCACCGGCCGCACATCCTGCCGATACGCAGAGCCCAGTGCCGAATCACCGGGCAACCGAGGTCGATCCGAACGGGGCCGCGAACGCACCGATCCCGCACCCGACGGACGACGCGCGCACGGCTGTCGATCCCCGAATGGCCACCACACACATCGCGCAGCCCGTGGCCTCTGTCGACGAGCGAGTGACCACGTCAGGCGAGGCTGCACACCTGGCCAACCGCAGGGCCGATTCAGGACCGGACGCCACGGGCATGGACCCGCGCCTGGCCGTGACCCAGCTCGCCCAGACCCCGACGGCCGCACCACAGTCCGGGTCCCAACCGGACCGGGGCCGCACCGAACTCCTGGTGGGTGGTGCGGTGCTCGCTGTGGTGGCGGTCGTGGGCGTCGCGGTTGCCGTCACGCAGGCCGAATCGAAATCCGACGCCGCGTCGCGCCTGCCCGACATCGTCGCCACTATCGCGGTACCCGGCGGAGCGCACGAGATCGCAGTCGATCCGGGCAACCGCCGGGCCTACGTCACCGGGCGCACCGGTGGACCGGTGTCGGTGATCGATACGAAGACGAACACCGTCGTCGGGACGATCCCCGCCGTGCCCGAGCCCGGGGGCGTGGCGGTCGACCCCGCCCGCGGCATGCTCTACCTGACCGACCGCGAAAACCGGACCGTGACGCTGATCGACACCGGCACCCGCGAGGCCGTCGCCACGATTCCGGTCGGCTACGACCCGCAGTCGGTGATCGTCGACCCCGACTCCCCAACGATCTACGTCATCGGCGGCAGCGAGGTCTCGGTCGTCGACACCGCCGCCCGTGCGGTGACCGCGACGATCCCGGTCGACAGCGGGACTCGGAAAGCAGCCCTCGATCCGGCCGCCGACACCCTCTACGTCATCGCGGACAAAGACCTCATGATGATCGACACCAGCACCGATACCGTCACCGGCAGCCTGGCCATCCCCGCCTACGACTATCCGAACCCGCTCGACGTGGCGGTCGATCCGGCCACACACACCGTCTATGTGACGGCGTACGGCGAGGACAGCTCCGACAGCCGGACGCTCACGATCATCGATCCGCGCACTCGCACCGTCCTGGCCACCGTCCCGGCCGAGGGCAACGCCCTCGATGTTGCGCTGGACTCTGACGAGCGCACCGTCTACATCGCCAACTACAACGACGTTGCGATGGTCGATACACAGACGCGCGCCAGGGCCGGCACCATTGAGATCCCTTCGGCCAGCGATGCGGTGGACATCGAGGTGGATACCGACACGCATATCGCCTATGTGAGCACCGGCGGGTCGGTGCTGGTGATCAGTCGCTGA
- a CDS encoding alpha/beta fold hydrolase: MTDTTPALEITHHTVDGVRCAVYDSDPGGSAEAVVFVHGNPGPMDDWAELAPAIARFARVIAMDMPGFGRSERPRSFDHSVVGHARFLGLLLGQLGVNRVHLVLHDFGGPWGMRWMLDHPDKLASLTVINCGVLDGYRWHRYAKIWQTPVLGELFQLMSSPRAMRIALSRDNPRPIPRSYVERVSRYADWPHKRAVLRLYRNSRDPSGAFPEKDSGLSAAGLPVCVIWGDGDPYIPVRFADQQRTFFPDAEIHILEGLGHWPFVDDPQAVLTPMETFLRRHVGTRPSSPEA; the protein is encoded by the coding sequence TTGACCGACACCACACCGGCACTCGAGATCACCCATCACACGGTCGACGGCGTGCGTTGCGCCGTCTACGACAGCGATCCCGGCGGCAGCGCCGAAGCCGTGGTGTTCGTGCACGGCAACCCCGGGCCCATGGACGACTGGGCCGAGCTGGCTCCCGCGATCGCCCGATTCGCGCGGGTGATCGCCATGGACATGCCCGGTTTCGGGCGGTCGGAACGTCCGCGATCGTTCGATCACAGCGTCGTCGGGCACGCCCGGTTCCTGGGCCTGCTGCTCGGCCAACTGGGTGTGAACCGGGTGCATCTGGTGCTGCACGACTTCGGCGGTCCGTGGGGTATGCGCTGGATGCTCGACCACCCCGACAAACTGGCGAGCCTGACGGTGATCAACTGCGGTGTCCTCGACGGCTACCGCTGGCACCGCTACGCCAAGATCTGGCAGACCCCGGTGCTCGGCGAGCTGTTCCAGCTGATGAGCAGCCCCCGCGCCATGCGGATCGCGCTCAGCCGCGACAATCCGCGCCCGATCCCGCGGTCCTACGTCGAGCGCGTCAGCCGCTACGCCGACTGGCCGCACAAGCGGGCCGTGCTGCGGCTCTACCGCAACTCACGCGACCCCAGCGGCGCGTTCCCGGAGAAGGACTCCGGACTGTCCGCCGCGGGCCTGCCGGTGTGCGTGATCTGGGGCGACGGCGACCCCTACATCCCGGTGCGCTTCGCCGACCAGCAGCGAACCTTCTTCCCCGACGCCGAGATCCACATTCTCGAAGGCTTGGGGCACTGGCCGTTCGTCGACGATCCGCAGGCGGTGCTCACGCCGATGGAGACGTTTCTGCGCCGGCACGTCGGCACGCGCCCCTCATCGCCCGAAGCCTGA
- a CDS encoding FAD-dependent oxidoreductase, with amino-acid sequence MAETTHSGRRAIIVGAGIGGLATGIALARRGWQVEILERAAEVGEAGSGLTLWANGLRALDVLGIGARVRERAMADTDAGIRNPAGRWLTRTDTDELARRFGEVVMIPRTDLFEILHGALPPDSVRLGCAVTGVEHLSDGVEVTHSGGVSTADLVVGADGIHSAVRQAVFPGAPTPRYAGYTAWRMITAHPVPALHDGGQSWGRGERFGIIALPDDRVYMFGVADSAPGLRGPDGEYAEVRRRFGTWHDPIPALLDAVDPATVLRHDICELPPLSSYVLGRIALLGDAAHAMTPNMGQGANQGLEDAVTLAALLDRNASVPAALAEYDQVRRPRTQDIARRSHRIGVLAQLSSAPAVLLRDTVLRLTPGKAMLGSFAPALTWQPPA; translated from the coding sequence ATGGCGGAGACAACGCACAGCGGGCGGCGCGCGATCATCGTCGGCGCCGGAATCGGTGGCTTGGCGACCGGCATCGCGCTGGCCCGGCGTGGCTGGCAGGTGGAGATTCTCGAGCGCGCCGCGGAGGTCGGTGAGGCCGGTTCGGGTCTGACGTTGTGGGCCAACGGTTTACGCGCCCTCGATGTGCTCGGCATCGGCGCCCGGGTACGCGAGCGGGCCATGGCCGACACCGACGCCGGCATCCGCAACCCGGCCGGACGCTGGCTGACCCGCACCGATACCGACGAACTGGCGCGCCGCTTCGGCGAGGTGGTGATGATCCCGCGCACCGACCTGTTCGAGATCCTGCACGGCGCGCTGCCACCGGATTCGGTGCGGCTGGGCTGCGCCGTGACCGGCGTCGAACACCTCAGCGACGGTGTCGAGGTCACCCACAGCGGTGGAGTGTCGACCGCGGATCTCGTCGTGGGCGCGGACGGGATCCATAGCGCGGTACGGCAGGCGGTGTTCCCCGGCGCGCCCACACCCCGCTACGCCGGCTACACCGCCTGGCGGATGATCACCGCGCATCCGGTGCCCGCACTGCACGACGGCGGCCAGAGCTGGGGCCGCGGTGAGCGTTTCGGCATCATCGCGCTGCCCGACGACCGCGTCTACATGTTCGGCGTCGCCGATTCGGCACCAGGGCTGCGCGGCCCCGACGGCGAATATGCCGAAGTCCGGCGGCGTTTCGGCACCTGGCACGATCCGATTCCGGCGCTGCTCGATGCTGTCGACCCGGCGACGGTGCTGCGCCACGACATCTGCGAGCTGCCACCGCTGTCGAGCTATGTCCTCGGCCGCATCGCCCTGCTCGGCGACGCGGCTCACGCGATGACGCCGAATATGGGCCAGGGCGCCAACCAGGGCCTCGAAGACGCCGTCACCCTCGCCGCCCTGCTCGACCGAAACGCCTCCGTTCCCGCGGCTTTGGCGGAGTACGACCAAGTGCGCCGCCCCCGCACCCAGGACATCGCCCGCCGCTCACATCGCATCGGTGTGCTCGCCCAGCTGTCCTCGGCGCCTGCGGTGCTGCTGCGCGACACGGTGTTGCGGCTGACGCCGGGTAAGGCGATGCTCGGCTCGTTCGCGCCGGCACTCACCTGGCAGCCGCCCGCATGA
- a CDS encoding TetR/AcrR family transcriptional regulator: MDRVEEKYQVAENTASGARTPAAGSTPSRREHVIDAAIEVLGTRGPRALTHRAVDDAAGVPTGTTSNYFRTRDALLIGVTERLEQRDYADWAASSSAPAPETLDRLAAGLAEFVTRAVTTDRARTLARYALFLEAQSAPAVLESLQRGHARLTDWAATMVRAVGVHHRATRPLVDYLEGAIMHRLAAPHPLDDPEPELRRMLRVLISE; the protein is encoded by the coding sequence ATGGATCGCGTGGAAGAGAAATATCAGGTGGCCGAGAACACAGCGAGTGGCGCGAGGACGCCCGCCGCCGGTTCGACGCCCAGCAGACGCGAGCACGTGATCGATGCCGCGATCGAGGTGCTCGGCACCCGCGGACCACGCGCGCTCACCCACCGCGCGGTCGACGACGCGGCGGGTGTGCCCACCGGAACCACCTCCAACTACTTCCGCACCCGCGATGCGCTGCTGATCGGCGTCACCGAGCGGTTGGAGCAGCGCGATTACGCCGACTGGGCGGCCTCGAGCAGCGCACCGGCACCGGAAACGCTGGACCGGCTCGCCGCCGGTCTGGCGGAATTCGTGACCCGCGCCGTCACCACCGACCGTGCCCGCACGCTCGCCCGCTACGCGCTGTTCCTGGAGGCGCAGAGCGCACCGGCGGTGCTGGAGTCGTTGCAGCGCGGTCACGCACGGCTGACGGACTGGGCGGCCACGATGGTGCGCGCCGTCGGCGTGCACCATCGGGCGACGCGGCCGCTGGTCGACTACCTCGAAGGCGCGATCATGCACCGCCTGGCCGCACCGCACCCGCTCGACGATCCGGAACCGGAGCTGCGCCGCATGTTGCGGGTGCTGATCAGCGAATGA
- the ppc gene encoding phosphoenolpyruvate carboxylase — MTEPRIETEQDATRPLREDIRFLGGVLGDTIRDHEGPEVFDLIERVRVEAFRVRREEVGRSAVADMLDGVDITVALPLIRAFSYFVLLANLAEDLQRDRRREAHEAAGEPPQDSSLAATYRKLDAAALPEAKVAELLTDALVSPVITAHPTETRRRTVFDVQTKITELMRRRRHYPERDRAGLELEIRRQVLTLWRTALIRLARLRIQDEIAVGLRYYELTLFDVIPAINAEVRAALRSRWPDADLLPRPILRPGSWIGGDRDGNPYVTAEVVRTAAGQAAGVAFGRYLRDLVELEKTLSQSGRLVQVSATVAELAAAGYADPNVHADEPYRRALHRIRERLTTTAEQALGVPIRSTGAPALGAAAELGATPIPAVPALGAPDTTTATPAPAYPGPQALLDDLDAIDASLRDSGDGLLADDRLAALRHAVETFGFHLQGLDMRQNSEVHEQVVAELLAWAGVHPDYASLPEPERVRILSTELSTRRPLLGPHARLSELAAKELGIVRAAADVVATFGEPAIPNYIISMCTSVSDMLEAALLLKEGGLLDPGAPDGSPSCAAGIVPLFETIEDLGAGAATLAAVLEVPVYRELVAAKGMRQEVMLGYSDSNKDGGYLAANWALYRAELDLVEVARKTGIRLRLFHGRGGTVGRGGGRSYDAILAQPAGAVHGSLRLTEQGEVIAAKYAESGSAHRNLESLIAGTLESTLLDMEGLGADAEPSYQLMDELAARARAAYARLVHETPGFVEYFRQSTPVAEVGDLNIGSRPASRKPTNSVADLRAIPWVMSWSQARVMLPGWYGTGTALEEWVDDDPQRLATLADLYRRWPFFRTVLSNLAQVMAKSDLAIAARYAELVEDTALREHIFGMIRDEHARTIRMHAAITGNDHLLSDNPSLAESIRNRFPYLEPLNQMQVELLRRLRAGDDSELVKRGILLTMNGLATALRNSG, encoded by the coding sequence ATGACCGAACCGCGGATCGAGACCGAGCAGGACGCGACCCGGCCGCTGCGCGAGGACATCCGATTCCTCGGCGGCGTACTCGGCGACACCATCCGGGATCACGAGGGCCCGGAGGTGTTCGACCTCATCGAACGGGTCCGGGTGGAGGCCTTCCGGGTGCGCCGGGAGGAGGTCGGGCGCAGCGCCGTCGCCGACATGCTCGACGGTGTCGACATCACGGTGGCGTTGCCGCTGATCCGCGCGTTCAGCTATTTCGTCCTGCTGGCGAATCTGGCCGAGGATCTGCAACGTGACCGCCGCCGCGAGGCGCACGAGGCGGCGGGGGAGCCGCCGCAGGATTCGTCGCTGGCCGCCACCTACCGCAAACTCGACGCGGCCGCGCTGCCCGAAGCCAAGGTCGCCGAGCTGCTCACCGACGCGCTGGTCTCGCCGGTGATCACCGCGCACCCCACCGAGACCCGGCGCCGCACGGTCTTCGATGTGCAGACCAAGATCACCGAACTGATGCGCAGGCGCAGGCACTATCCCGAACGCGATCGCGCGGGCCTGGAACTCGAGATCCGCCGTCAGGTGCTCACGCTGTGGCGGACGGCGCTGATCCGGTTGGCGCGCTTGCGGATTCAGGACGAGATCGCCGTCGGCCTGCGCTACTACGAGCTGACCCTCTTCGACGTGATCCCGGCCATCAATGCCGAAGTGCGCGCGGCGCTGCGGTCGCGCTGGCCCGATGCCGATCTGCTGCCGCGGCCGATCCTGCGCCCGGGTTCCTGGATCGGCGGTGACCGTGACGGCAACCCGTACGTCACCGCCGAGGTGGTGCGCACCGCGGCGGGGCAGGCGGCGGGCGTCGCGTTCGGGCGGTACCTGCGCGACCTGGTGGAGCTGGAGAAGACGCTGTCGCAGTCGGGCCGGTTGGTGCAGGTCAGCGCGACCGTCGCGGAACTGGCCGCCGCCGGATACGCCGACCCGAACGTGCACGCCGACGAGCCGTATCGCCGTGCGCTGCACCGTATCCGGGAGCGATTGACCACCACCGCGGAGCAGGCCCTCGGCGTCCCGATCCGCTCGACCGGCGCTCCCGCGCTCGGCGCAGCTGCCGAGCTCGGGGCGACACCGATCCCCGCCGTCCCAGCTCTCGGCGCGCCCGACACGACGACGGCGACCCCCGCACCCGCCTACCCCGGCCCGCAAGCGCTGCTCGACGATCTCGACGCGATCGACGCCTCCCTGCGCGACTCCGGTGACGGCCTACTCGCCGACGACCGCCTCGCCGCCCTGCGCCACGCCGTGGAAACCTTCGGCTTCCACCTCCAGGGCCTGGATATGCGGCAGAACTCCGAGGTGCACGAACAGGTCGTGGCCGAACTGCTGGCCTGGGCGGGCGTGCATCCCGACTATGCGAGCCTGCCCGAGCCGGAACGGGTGCGGATCCTGTCGACCGAGCTGAGCACCCGCCGTCCACTGCTCGGCCCGCACGCGCGGTTGAGCGAGCTTGCCGCCAAGGAACTCGGCATCGTCCGGGCCGCGGCCGATGTGGTCGCCACCTTCGGCGAGCCCGCCATCCCGAACTACATCATCAGCATGTGCACCTCGGTCAGCGACATGCTCGAGGCGGCGCTGCTGTTGAAAGAGGGCGGACTGCTCGACCCGGGCGCGCCTGACGGCTCACCGAGTTGCGCGGCGGGGATCGTGCCGTTGTTCGAGACGATCGAGGATCTCGGTGCGGGCGCGGCGACGCTGGCGGCGGTGCTGGAGGTGCCGGTGTACCGGGAGCTGGTGGCGGCCAAGGGTATGCGCCAGGAAGTGATGCTCGGCTACTCCGATTCCAACAAGGACGGCGGCTATCTGGCTGCCAATTGGGCGCTCTACCGGGCCGAGCTGGATCTGGTGGAGGTGGCGCGCAAGACCGGGATCCGGTTGCGGCTGTTCCACGGTCGCGGCGGCACCGTCGGCCGCGGTGGTGGCCGCAGCTACGACGCAATCCTGGCCCAGCCCGCCGGTGCGGTACACGGCTCGCTGCGGCTCACCGAACAGGGTGAGGTGATCGCGGCCAAGTACGCCGAATCCGGTTCCGCGCACCGGAATCTGGAGTCATTGATCGCAGGCACCCTGGAGTCGACGCTGCTCGACATGGAGGGCCTGGGCGCCGATGCCGAACCCTCGTACCAGCTGATGGACGAACTGGCCGCCCGCGCCCGCGCCGCATACGCTCGGTTGGTCCACGAGACACCGGGTTTCGTCGAATACTTCCGCCAATCCACCCCGGTCGCCGAGGTCGGTGACCTGAATATCGGCAGCAGGCCCGCCTCTCGCAAGCCCACCAATTCGGTTGCCGATCTGCGGGCCATCCCGTGGGTGATGTCGTGGAGCCAGGCGCGGGTGATGCTGCCCGGCTGGTACGGCACCGGCACCGCGCTCGAGGAATGGGTGGACGACGATCCGCAGCGGCTGGCGACGCTGGCCGACCTGTACCGGCGATGGCCGTTCTTCCGCACGGTGCTGTCGAATCTGGCGCAGGTGATGGCCAAGAGCGATCTCGCCATCGCCGCCCGCTACGCCGAACTCGTCGAGGACACGGCATTGCGCGAGCACATCTTCGGCATGATCCGCGACGAGCACGCCCGCACGATCCGCATGCACGCCGCCATCACCGGCAACGATCATCTGCTCTCGGACAACCCGTCGCTGGCCGAATCCATCCGCAACCGCTTCCCGTACCTGGAACCGCTCAATCAGATGCAGGTGGAGCTGCTGCGCCGGCTGCGCGCGGGTGACGATTCGGAACTGGTGAAGCGCGGGATCCTGCTCACCATGAACGGCCTGGCCACGGCCTTGCGCAACTCCGGGTAG
- a CDS encoding pyridoxamine 5'-phosphate oxidase family protein → MTTWSQFTEEAPRIATIFLRRHKATGNLCMLGTLRSDGFPRISPVEPIIFEDQLVIAGMPNTTKFNDLARDPRFCLHTATVDTNVSDGDAKIFGRVADITDRAVHARFAQKLFDDSGFDIRDQEFDHFFVADLTTASSVEVVDDHLEITIWKPGEGERVVQKA, encoded by the coding sequence ATGACCACTTGGAGCCAGTTCACCGAAGAAGCGCCCCGGATCGCGACGATCTTTCTGCGCCGGCACAAGGCCACCGGCAACCTCTGCATGCTCGGCACGCTCCGCTCCGACGGGTTCCCCCGGATCAGTCCGGTCGAGCCGATCATCTTCGAAGACCAGCTGGTGATCGCCGGCATGCCGAACACCACGAAGTTCAACGACCTCGCCCGCGACCCCAGGTTCTGCCTGCACACCGCGACCGTCGACACCAATGTCTCCGACGGTGATGCCAAGATCTTCGGCCGGGTCGCCGACATCACCGACCGCGCCGTGCACGCCCGGTTCGCGCAGAAACTGTTCGACGACAGCGGGTTCGATATCCGCGATCAGGAGTTCGACCATTTCTTCGTCGCCGACCTCACGACGGCGTCGTCGGTCGAGGTGGTCGACGATCATCTCGAGATCACCATCTGGAAGCCGGGGGAAGGGGAGCGCGTGGTGCAGAAGGCCTGA